The following proteins come from a genomic window of Corallococcus sp. NCRR:
- a CDS encoding glycoside hydrolase family 19 protein, with amino-acid sequence MAFFGFGSKSPKSSRSGESTESAEPKSETFQPLTLEQMRSFLPRLPRARAQEVLPHLNDAMSEAGINTPRRQAAFLAQLAHESAEFRYFEELSSGRAYERRKDLGNVNPGDGARYKGRGPIQITGRTNYRAAGKALELDLEENPARAADLDVGFRTAAWFWNSRNLNKHADKGEFDAITRRINGGYNGKASRDTYYQRALRMLDKK; translated from the coding sequence ATGGCCTTCTTTGGCTTTGGTTCCAAGTCCCCCAAGTCCTCGCGGTCTGGCGAGTCCACCGAGTCCGCCGAGCCGAAAAGCGAGACCTTCCAGCCGCTGACGCTGGAGCAGATGCGTTCATTCCTCCCCCGGCTGCCCAGGGCCCGCGCGCAAGAGGTGCTGCCGCACCTGAACGACGCCATGTCCGAGGCGGGCATCAACACCCCGCGCCGCCAGGCCGCGTTCCTGGCGCAACTGGCACACGAGAGCGCCGAGTTCCGCTACTTCGAGGAGCTGTCGTCCGGCCGCGCCTACGAGCGGCGCAAGGACCTGGGCAACGTCAATCCGGGCGACGGCGCGCGCTACAAGGGCCGCGGGCCCATCCAAATCACCGGCCGCACCAACTACCGCGCCGCGGGCAAGGCGCTGGAGTTGGACCTGGAGGAGAACCCCGCCCGCGCGGCCGACCTGGACGTGGGCTTCCGCACCGCCGCCTGGTTCTGGAACAGCCGCAACCTCAACAAGCACGCCGACAAGGGCGAGTTCGACGCCATCACCCGGCGCATCAACGGCGGCTACAACGGCAAGGCCTCGCGGGACACCTACTACCAGCGCGCCTTGAGGATGCTGGACAAGAAGTGA